The Corvus moneduloides isolate bCorMon1 chromosome 5, bCorMon1.pri, whole genome shotgun sequence genome includes a region encoding these proteins:
- the USP53 gene encoding inactive ubiquitin carboxyl-terminal hydrolase 53, which translates to MAWVKFLRKPGGNLGKVYQPGSILSLAPTKGLLNEPGQNSCFLNSAVQVLWQLDIFRRSLRGLTGHVCQGDACIFCALKAIFSQFQHSREKALPSDNMRHALAESFKDEQRFQLGFMDDAAECFENILERIHFHLVPNSETDMCTSKSCISHQKFAMTLYEQCVCRSCGASSDPLPFTEFVRYISTTALCNEVEKMMERHERLKPEMFAELLQAANTADDYRKCPSNCGQKIKIRRVLMNCPEIVTIGLVWDSEHSDLTEEVMRNLATQLYLPGLFYRVTDENAKNSELFLVGMICYTSRHYCAFAFHTKSCKWVLFDDANVKEIGTKWKDVVSRCIRCHFQPLLLFYANPDGTAVSPEDAPKQIIHWSQCKAAGGNGEDLGFEKHSAARSDHVKENGIGDSTNQRSNKKLQPDNPAFSRSHIQASGGRGPAKLGYSDQKDRLKDLSRECAQKAADMKNFTSLRKDADRGPRKESGRQRDLLGEDRSSAKSGSPPVGSGLRHCPDQRIYSSQGRGPYKHDNQAPHPAKLSAHVLGSNKTEPFPAGEKPVTRTRTNGITGYDTDTSQDSRDKGSISSRSRSKGWKPMRETLNVDSIFSETEKKQHSPKHKANLSSKSKHEKERSFNHWPKENQMQKGLMTIYEDETKQDTGSRSSLDSEGKGNAEKSKGFTERKLHGDNWQIQRTESGYESSDHISNGSANPDSPIIEGINTADAKIVKESASCSEQNLPTKKVDSVLHSAPEQNRNFHAPDLRKDQISSEVNYKPHPHAGFPTELYLQVPSPPVKRAEMPEINRKYFPSSVLQPVLKEIVKSDNRNKANEPNSSEWLQTERLEKVNVPVYCADSVPHSFPDNACGRKPIHSDFPPPAQPQSHHTKTLGPKVGLVPCAPQTLPERPAVLPAPPSEHAGHPLRRAEPLWVPEAVYQNIPPPLPPKKYALSTLSGAENNSAVDVKSPEALQNSPLRQTGAPSKSASEASVVPAEQRLKEPFPGNEVFVHKPDSPPRLSVNEFWTVSENMLKKGSRHTGPSPGYADGNDSVSLTTYFSVDSCMTDTYRLKYHQRPKLYFTESGSFHKEKHPPAAGVDLNATYPATLEPRHPIPEQRYKVNAEGIHCSR; encoded by the exons ATGGCATGGGTGAAATTCCTAAGAAAACCTGGGGGTAACCTTGGAAAAGTTTATCAGCCTGGAAGTATCCTGTCCCTGGCCCCTACAAAAGGCTTATTAAACGAACCTGGACAAAACAGCTGCTTTCTTAATAGTGCTGTTCAG gTATTATGGCAACTTGACATATTTCGACGAAGTTTAAGAGGTTTAACTGGACACGTGTGTCAAGGAGATGCCTGCATATTTTGTGCTttaaag GCAATCTTTTCACAGTTCCAACACAGTCGAGAAAAAGCCCTCCCGTCAGATAACATGAGACATGCCCTCGCAGAAAGCTTCAAGGATGAGCAGCGTTTCCAGCTGGGATTCATGGATGATGCAGCAGAGTGCTTT gaaAATATCCTTGAGAGGATTCATTTTCACTTAGTGCCAAACAGTGAAACAGATATGTGCACTTCAAAATCCTGTATTTCTCACCAGAAGTTTGCTATGACGCTGTATGAGCAG tgtGTGTGTCGCAGTTGTGGAGCATCATCAGATCCGTTGCCTTTTACGGAATTTGTGCGTTACATTTCCACCACAGCCCTGTG TAATGAAGTAGAAAAAATGATGGAGAGACATGAACGTCTCAAGCCGGAAATGTTTGCAGAATTGCTGCAGGCAGCAAATACTGCTGATGACTACAGAAAGTGTCCT aGTAATTGTggtcaaaaaataaaaattcgTCGTGTTCTTATGAATTGTCCTGAGATTGTAACCATCGGTTTAGTCTGGGATTCAGAACACTCTGATCTGACAGAAGAGGTTATGCGGAATCTGGCAACACAGCTTTATCTTCCGGGG ctgttttatAGGGTTACAGATGAAAATGCCAAAAACAGTGAGCTTTTTCTAGTGGGAATGATTTGCTACACGAGCCGACATTACTGTGCCTTTGCCTTTCACACCAAGAGCTGCAAATGGGTGCTGTTTGATGATGCTAATGTAAAAGAG attggaacaaaatggaaagatgTGGTGTCCAGGTGCATTCGGTGTCACTTCCAGCCATTGCTGCTATTTTATGCTAACCCAGATGGCACAGCTGTGTCTCCAGAAGATGCACCAAAGCAGATTATTCACTGGTCTCAATgcaaggcagcaggaggaaatggGGAAGACCTGG GATTTGAAAAGCATTCTGCTGCTAGATCAGATCATGTGAAAGAGAATGGAATTGGAGACTCCACTAATCAAAGGAGTAATAAAAAACTTCAGCCAGATAATCCAGCATTCAGCAGAAGCCATATTCAAGCAAGTGGTGGTAGAGGTCCAG CCAAGTTAGGATACAGTGATCAAAAGGACAGGCTAAAGGACTTATCCAGAGAGTGTGCCCAGAAAGCTGCTGACATGAAAAACTTCACTTCTTTACGAAAAGATGCAGACAGAGGACCAAGGAAAGAGTCTGGCAGACAAAGag ACTTGCTGGGGGAAGACCGTTCCAGTGCTAAGTCAGGGTCTCCTCCGGTTGGAAGTGGACTGAGGCACTGCCCAGATCAGCGGATctacagcagccagggaaggggcCCCTACAAGCACGACAACCAAGCACCTCACCCAGCAAAGCTTTCTGCACATGTGCTTGgatcaaacaaaacagaaccttttcctgctggagagAAACCAGTGACAAGGACACGGACCAATGGCATCACTGGCTATGATACGGACACCAGTCAAGACTCCAGGGACAAAGGAAGtatcagcagcaggagcaggagtaAAGGTTGGAAACCAATGCGAGAGACACTGAATGTAGACAGCATTTTCAGTGAGACTGAGAAAAAACAGCACAGCCCAAAGCACAAAGCAAACCTGAGCAGTAAATCTAAGCATGAAAAGGAGCGGAGCTTTAATCACTGGCCAAAGGAAAACCAAATGCAGAAGGGTTTAATGACTATATATGAAGATGAGACAAAACAGGATACAGGAAGTCGAAGTTCACTGGATtctgagggaaaagggaatgctgaaaaaagcaaaggatttacagagagaaaactcCATGGTGATAACTGGCAAATTCAGAGGACAGAATCTGGGTATGAAAGCAGTGACCATATCAGCAACGGATCTGCAAATCCAGACTCTCCTATTATTGAAGGAATCAATACAGCAGATGCCAAGATTGTGAAGGAAAGTGCTTCCTGCAG CGAACAGAACTTGCCAACCAAAAAAGTTGACAGTGTGTTACATTCAGCACCTGAGCAGAACAGAAACTTCCATG ccCCAGATTTGAGGAAAGACCAGATCAGTTCCGAAGTTAACTACAAACCTCATCCTCATGCTGGTTTCCCAACAGAATTATATTTGCAGGTGCCCAGTCCTCCAGTAAAGAG agCTGAAATGCCTGAGATCAATAGGAAGTATTTCCCATCATCAGTTCTCCAGCCAGTTCTCAAAGAGATTGTGAAGTCAGACAACAGGAACAAGGCGAACGAGCCAAACTCTTCCGAGTGGCTTCAAACAGAGAGGTTGGAGAAGGTGAACGTGCCGGTGTATTGTGCGGACAGCGTGCCCCACTCCTTCCCAGACAATGCCTGTGGCAGGAAGCCGATCCACAGCGACTTTCCCCCCCCTGCCCAGCCGCAGTCTCACCACACAAAAACACTGGGTCCCAAGGTGGGGCTGGTGCCCTGTGCACCTCAGACCCTGCCGGAAAGGCCGGCGGTGCTGCCTGCCCCTCCCAGCGAGCACGCCGGCCACCCCCTCCGAAGGGCGGAGCCCCTCTGGGTGCCTGAAGCCGTGTACCAGAACATTCCTCCCCCCTTACCTCCGAAGAAATACGCTCTGAGCACTTTGTCAGGAGCAGAGAATAACTCGGCAGTGGATGTAAAATCACCGGAAGCGTTGCAAAATAGTCCATTAAGGCAAACAGGTGCACCTTCAAAATCTGCATCAGAAGCAAGCGTAGTCCCAGCTGAACAAAGGCTTAAAGAGCCCTTTCCAGGGAACGAAGTGTTCGTTCATAAACCGGATTCTCCACCTCGCTTATCAGTTAATGAGTTCTGGACTGTGTCTGAGAACATGCTAAAGAAAGGATCCCGTCACACGGGACCTAGCCCTGGCTATGCGGATGGGAATGACAGCGTGTCCCTAACCACTTACTTCTCGGTAGACAGCTGCATGACTGACACCTACAGGCTCAAGTACCACCAGAGGCCCAAGCTGTATTTTACAGAGAGTGGAAGCTTCCACAAGGAGAAgcatcctccagcagctggagtaGATCTGAATGCCACATACCCTGCCACTCTTGAGCCCAGGCATCCCATCCCCGAACAGAGGTACAAGGTAAATGCAGAAGGAATACACTGCAGTAGATAG
- the FABP2 gene encoding fatty acid-binding protein, intestinal, producing the protein MAFDGTWKIDRNENYEKFMEAMGIGMMKRKLGAHDNLKITIQQDGNKFTVKEASNFRNIEIEFTLGVNFEYSLADGTELSGAWNLEGNKLVGTFTRKDNGKVLKAYREIVGDELVQTYVYEGVESKRFFKRG; encoded by the exons ATGGCATTCGACGGGACTTGGAAAATCGACAGAAACGAGAACTATGAGAAGTTCATGGAGGCAATGG GTATTGGCATGATGAAAAGAAAGCTGGGAGCCCATGATAATCTGAAGATCACCATCCAACAAGATGGGAACAAATTTACCGTCAAAGAAGCCAGCAACTTCCGAAACATAGAGATTGAATTCACTCTGGGAGTGAACTTTGAGTACAGCCTGGCTGATGGGACTGAACTTTCC GGTGCTTGGAACCTTGAAGGAAATAAACTTGTGGGCACATTCACCAGAAAAGACAACGGAAAAGTACTTAAAGCATACAGAGAAATCGTGGGTGACGAACTCGTTCAG ACCTACGTGTATGAAGGAGTTGAGTCCAAGAGATTCTTCAAAAGGGGCTAA